A single window of Melospiza georgiana isolate bMelGeo1 chromosome 6, bMelGeo1.pri, whole genome shotgun sequence DNA harbors:
- the LTO1 gene encoding protein LTO1 homolog: MADLFDGIVMAEQRFHGEGYQEGLAEGSHAGMAEGRRHGALHGARMGSEIGCYLGFALTWHCLLQKCTDPKNSKKLRALDSLIGMIQKFPYEDPTYNKLQEDLEKIRGKFKQVCSMLNIQSDFRLGNERSSLTF, from the exons ATGGCCGACCTGTTCGATGGGATCGTGATGGCCGAGCAGAG GTTCCACGGGGAGGGCTACCAGGAGGGGCTTGCAGAGGGCAGCCACGCTGGCATGGCTGAGGGCAGGAGGCACGGAGCACTGCACGGAGCCAGGATGGGCTCAGAG attgGCTGCTACCTTGGGTTTGCACTGACGTGGCACTGTCTGCTCCAGAAATGCACAGATCCAAAGAACAG cAAGAAGCTAAGGGCTCTGGATTCATTAATAGGGATGATTCAGAAATTCCCATATGAAGACCCCACTTATAATAAGCTGCAAGAAGATCTGGaaaaaatcagaggaaaattTAAACAG GTTTGTTCAATGCTAAATATTCAGTCTGATTTTAGACTCGGTAATGAGAGATCTTCACTGACATTTTGA
- the FGF19 gene encoding fibroblast growth factor 19: MGSIWDAAGSMELIRASYKRLGGGCGRATAPRRRSGMGLRPAALALLALAAAAASALPLPLPDAGPHLNYGWGEPIRLRHLYTASKHGLFSCFLRIGADGRVDAAGSQSAQSLLEIRAVAVRTVAIKGVQSSRYLCMDEAGRLHGQLRYSTEDCSFEEEIRPDGYNVYRSKKHGISVSLSSAKQRQQFKGKDFLPLSHFLPMINTVPMESADFGEYGDYSQAFEPEAFSSPLETDSMDPFGIASKLSPVKSPSFQN; the protein is encoded by the exons ATGGGCTCTATATGGGATGCGGCCGGATCGATGGAGCTGATAAGGGCGAGCTATAAAAGGCTGGGGGGCGGCTGCGGCCGCGCTACAGCCCCGAGGCGCCGCTCCGGGATGGGGCTGCGCCCCGCCGCGCTGGCGCTGCTCGCTctggcggccgccgccgcctccgcgctgccgctgccgctgcccgaCGCCGGCCCGCACCTCAACTACGGCTGGGGAGAGCCCATCCGGCTGCGGCACCTCTACACCGCCAGCAAGCACGGCCTCTTCAGCTGCTTCCTGCGCATCGGCGCCGACGGCCGGGTGGACGCGGCCGGCAGCCAGAGCGCGCAGA GTCTGCTGGAGATCCGCGCCGTGGCCGTGCGCACCGTGGCCATCAAGGGCGTGCAGAGCTCCCGGTACCTGTGCATGGACGAGGCGGGGCGGCTGCACGGGCAG CTCAGGTATTCCACTGAAGACTGTTCCTTTGAGGAGGAGATTCGCCCAGACGGCTACAATGTGTATCGATCAAAAAAACATGGAATATCAGTGTCTTTGAGCAGTGCCAAACAAAGACAGCAGTTCAAGGGGAAGGATTTCCTTCCCCTGTCTCACTTCTTGCCCATGATCAACACGGTGCCCATGGAGTCAGCAGACTTTGGTGAATATGGTGATTACAGCCAGGCCTTTGAGCCAGAGGCGTTCTCCTCGCCCCTGGAGACGGACAGCATGGATCCCTTTGGCATCGCCTCCAAACTGTCCCCAGTGAAGAGCCCCAGCTTCCAGAACTGA